The Gemmatimonadaceae bacterium region GGATGGCGCGTCGAATCGCCGGTGGTGATGCGATGGTCGCGGTTCGAGCCGCGATCATCATGAGCGTTCTCCCACTCGCCGCCGCGGGACTCGTGCTCGCTACGCCCGACGCACCGTTGCTGATGGCGACGGCGGCGACGCTCTACTTCGTGCTGCGTGCCGTCGAGGCAGGGAACGATCTACGACGCTCGCTGGCGTGGTGGACCGCGGCCGGCATTTCACTCGGCGTCGCGTTTCTCTCGAAGTACACGGCCGTGCTCGTGCCTTTGGGGGTGCTGATCGCGTTCACGACGCGTCCGACGTTGCGTTGGCGGCTCAAGGACTACGGGCCGTATGTCGCGTGTTTGGTCGCGGCGCTGATCTTTCTGCCCGTCGTCCTGTGGAACGCGAGGCACGAGTGGGTGTCGTTCGCGTTTCAGTTGCGGCACGGGCTTTCGACGCCGCAGGGATCGGTGCTCGTGGCGGCATGGAAGCACGAGGGCGATCTGTTCGGCGGGCAGGCCGCTCTCGTTTCGCCGATTCTCTTCGTGCTGATGGGAATCGTCGTCTGGCGATCGTTCGATCAAACCGCGACCGACTCCGAGCGCGTGCTCGGCGTCGTCGCTCTCGTGTGCTTCGCGTTCTTCGTCGTCAGCGCGTTTCGCCAGCGCGTCGAGCCGAACTGGCCGGCGACGGCGTACGTGCCGGCAATCGTGCTGCTCGCGCGCCGGCTTCGAACCCGCCGTCGTGAAGTGTGGATCCGCGCGGGCGTCGCGCTGGGGGGCTTGATGTCGCTCGCGATCTACGCGCAGGGGCTGACACCCATTCTCCCGATTGCTCCATCGCGGGATCCAATCGCGCGGGCGTTCGGCTGGTCGGAGCTCGCGCGAGCTGCCGACAGCACGCGCACCGCACTGCGCGCCGCGAACAACGCGACGGTGTGGGTCGGCGCCGATCGATATCAGGAGGCGGCCGAGCTCTCGCTCAACTCACCGGGGCGGGCGCATGCGACGACGTTCGCGACGAATCTCTCGGGGCGCGCGAATCAGTACGACCTGTGGCCACGCTTTCCGGATGTCGCGCGGCCAGGTGACGCGCTGGTGCTGGTCGTTGACGAATCCGAGGAGACCCACGCGGCCGTCGCTCGGCTCGCGCCGTACTTCACTTCTATAGATCGGGATGCCGTAGTTGTATTGCGGCGAGGCTCAGGCGAAATCGGTCGCCGGCGACTGTGGACACTAGTCGGTTGGCGCGGAGGCTGGCCCGTTGTCACCGCGGCCCACTAAGGCGCTGTCGATCGGCGCGTTTCCGGCGCGGTGTACCGCGCGGACTCCCTCGAGCAACTTGATGAGCTGTCGCTGCTGCGCTTCGTCGAGGGTGCCGACGGCGACGTCGTCGGCACGCCGCATTTCCTCGTCGAGCTGCGCGAGCACCTCGAGTCCCTTCGGCGTGATATAGCAGAAAACCTGTCGCCGGTCCGGTGACGCGCGCTCGCGCCGAGCGAGCCCGGCCTTTTCGAGCTTGTCGAGAAGGCGGGTGATGCCGGGTGCCGCGTGGATCATCCGGTCGCGGATGACGAGGGTCGGGAGACCGTCCACTCCCGCGCCGCGGAGGATGCGCAGCACGTTGTACTGCTGCACCGTCACGCCCGTCCGTGCGACGACCTGCGCGAAATGCCGCTCGATGAGGGCCGCAGTGCGCAGAATGCCGACGGTGACTTCCGCCTTGATCGAATGGAAGGGCCGACGCTGGGCGATCTCCGCCTGAAGGCCGTGCGCGTCTTCGTCTGATTCTGCCGCCACGCCCGCTCCGTCCTGATCGCTCGCTGCCACGTCCGGCCCTCCCCTCGTCAGTTGCGCCGTAGCGGATGATAGAGCGTTGACAGGGGAGGCGCGAGGTCTAAAAGCGAGTTTCGACCGCTTACCGAGCCGTT contains the following coding sequences:
- a CDS encoding glycosyltransferase family 39 protein produces the protein MTIAPAARRSAPPRWGTAVSIVSAAAVIRLVFAAVLPVFPDEAYYWEWSRRLAPGYFDHPPMVALLIRLGTSMLGPTPIGIRFGSILAGWIASLFTIGMARRIAGGDAMVAVRAAIIMSVLPLAAAGLVLATPDAPLLMATAATLYFVLRAVEAGNDLRRSLAWWTAAGISLGVAFLSKYTAVLVPLGVLIAFTTRPTLRWRLKDYGPYVACLVAALIFLPVVLWNARHEWVSFAFQLRHGLSTPQGSVLVAAWKHEGDLFGGQAALVSPILFVLMGIVVWRSFDQTATDSERVLGVVALVCFAFFVVSAFRQRVEPNWPATAYVPAIVLLARRLRTRRREVWIRAGVALGGLMSLAIYAQGLTPILPIAPSRDPIARAFGWSELARAADSTRTALRAANNATVWVGADRYQEAAELSLNSPGRAHATTFATNLSGRANQYDLWPRFPDVARPGDALVLVVDESEETHAAVARLAPYFTSIDRDAVVVLRRGSGEIGRRRLWTLVGWRGGWPVVTAAH
- a CDS encoding MarR family transcriptional regulator, with the translated sequence MAAESDEDAHGLQAEIAQRRPFHSIKAEVTVGILRTAALIERHFAQVVARTGVTVQQYNVLRILRGAGVDGLPTLVIRDRMIHAAPGITRLLDKLEKAGLARRERASPDRRQVFCYITPKGLEVLAQLDEEMRRADDVAVGTLDEAQQRQLIKLLEGVRAVHRAGNAPIDSALVGRGDNGPASAPTD